The Papaver somniferum cultivar HN1 chromosome 6, ASM357369v1, whole genome shotgun sequence genome segment TAAATTATAAACTACGCAAACACCTCAATagaaagaaagataatgctagtgTGGTTTTCACCCGGATGAACTATCAGTATTTCATATATACTTGATATATTTACCGGGTATCTCAATTACTTATATATCTATATCATATAACTCAAAAACCCATACCTATATCGAATCCACATTCGAAATATGAGGGTACTAAGTACACCACATTGTTTTCGGTATACAACCTATTCAACACCCACCTTGTATAATCTtttttaagcaacaatcactaaaataTTATTTCAACAAGGTGTCCACTTGGAACAAGGTTAGTTCAGGATGAACTGACAAAGGGGATCGTACAAATTGACcattaacatacaagtgtatttactttaattatttatttgattataaAGACAAGCTGAATAATGCATAAGTAAAGCAAATAACACgacacaagatttcattaatgaggaaaacaaaaagaatgagttcagtGGAATGGCATCAGAAGTCAACTcagtgaccaatgtgagagactggtgggtggttTATAGAGCCACCAAGCATGTCTGTGGAAAAAAATATATGTTCACCTCTTATGATAGGGTAAGGGATGACGAGAAACTCTATATAGGTAACTAATATGTAATCGAGATTTCAGGAAACAGATTGATTGAGCTGAAGCCCACATCTggaaagactctcacattgaatgaagttcttcattttTCCAACTTCTGCAAGATTCTTGTCTCTTGTTCTGTTTTGGATGATACATGATGAAATTTTTATTGAATCTggtaaacttgttgtaactaagggcaatgattttCTACGCAAAGGTTATAAGATTGAGGATCTGTATTTGTTGAatgttatttatgatgaaatgaacacgattgattcttctgcttacttTTATGTGTATTtaaatgtttggcatggtagacttggacatgtaaactttatgtcaatgcataaactggctagcgtaggcagtatacccaaatttagtttgaagATATTTCTCAGTTGAAAGATGACTCTCGTAAAAGatgtgttgatcccctagatttcccTTCAACCAGTCATACTTTACCTTTAGAGTTATACGAAGTAGATTTTGagcctaggagaagtaaaagaaTTTGAACTGAAACTTATTATGGATTTGACTTCATAACTTTCCTAGCCGAGTCTGAGCCACTGACTTATAGAGAATCCATGACATCTTCTGAAGCCCCATTCTGGAGAGAAGTTCAATCAGTGAAATGGATtcaatccaacaaaaaaaaattgggagCTTGAAAGTTTACCTACAAGGAGTAAAgccattggttgtaaatgggtcaGAGGCAACGTAGAGTAGATGGAATCATGGAAAAAAtataaggctaggttggtagataAAATCTATAGACGGAAAAAAGATGtatatttctttgatacttactcacttgtgatgagaattacttccattaggatgttaatgatATTGATGATGTTCACAAATTAGAGATATATCTGAGGaatgttaagacaactttttggtgaatttgatgaagaaatttacatggaccAACCTGAGGGTtctgtagtgaaaggttgtgaagacaaagtttgtaaattgGAACAAGCCTTTGTTTGGTTAGAAACAAGCatctaaacagtggcatgaaaaatttaatcatgtgatgatTACTAGTGGTTaaaaagttaatgaatctgacaagtgtgtttatactaaaattGTTAAGGATGCATATGTGATTGTGTGCTTATTTGTTAATGATATGCTTACACTTAATACAAACATAAATGTAATTAATTCAACTAaaacatgctgaatgagaactttgacatgaaatacTTCGGCTCTGCTTATGtgagtcaatctcattatgttgagtatgtgCTTAAGAGATAAAATTAGTTTGATTGTAAGCATGCTTGTACTCCATACAATTCTTCTTATAAACTCAAGAAGAACAAATGGAGTATCAAAACTTGAATGCTCAAGAGTGATATCCAATCTCATGTATTTGACGAACTGTACGGGACCAGACGTTCCCTATGCTGTGATTAGGTTAAGTAAGTATACCTTTAATCCACGGTAGGAGCATttggatgcactttttagagtatTGAGGTATTTGAAGTGcactttgaccttttgtttgaattatgagaGGTACCCtactgtccttgagggactttgtgatgccaTCTGGATATTAGACTCAAAGGGGTCTAAATCTACAAGTGGAAATTTTTTCATTCTATCCGTTGGTTCTGTTTCTTATAAGATTTCTAAACTGACATGTATTGCTCGATCCAGTATGGAATCATAGTTTATTGTATTAGATAAAGAAGAAAGCCGCACGGCTAAGATGTTTTTTTTAGAAGGAATGCCTCTCtcgcataggcatgtgccagctatatctatatattGTGATAGTTAAGCTGCATTACCTAATgctaaaacaattataatgggaagtctatacacaTTCGTAGAAAACATAATACCGAAAAACAACTATTCTCAACTATCACTATTTCCATTGattttgtaaggtctaaagagaatatcgcGGACCATCTGACAAATGTCttgtccaaagagatagttagaaatgcatcaagGGGGATGGTGCTTAAGCTTATTAAATAAACTTGGCATGAAGGATCCTCAACCTTGCTgattggagatcccaagatcaatgTTTCGAATGAGATGACTAATTTGTAGtggttaaaggtaaacactattagGGAATTACATTCTCTGTCCCTTCActgtggtgtagacgtgatagtatGACTTCATATGGATGAAGACTTTTAAATAAGCCTTAATgatttctatagtttcaattaAAGATTGAAGTGGGGGTGTAGTAGtaagcactcttgatggaactcacctgtatgaatgaggaagtgggcagtttcctatgagaatggagttGATTCCATTCTGAGAAACGTGGCACGAACTTggcagcacctagagagatatcatgcGTGGTTTTTATCACGAATTACACCAAACCATGGTAGTCAAGATATCGCGTTCACTGTTCATCAAGTTTTCTTGTTGTTCatggttcaagacctcatgggcATCTCTTACCTATGGTGGTACTTCTCGCTTTCCGATTTCTAATTTTTATCAATACTTCAttcattttgattatttttttaatgGTCTCGCTGGATAAAAAAAATGTGGGGAATTGCTGGATAAAAATGAGTTTTCGTATATCTATGTATGGTCTTAATTTGGATTTGAACTTATGACCTATTTTTCACAAAATTTACTTACTCATTTCTCTTTGAGGGAATGAAAGGGAGCCTTTAACCCCACATTGGGTATACTAAAAGTGGACGTCCTCCATATATACTAAATGCCTTGGTTACCATACTAAATGTCTTAGTTTACCTATACGAGTGGGCGGGCACGAGCGAGCAAAAAATTATATTATACCAATACCAGTTATTTAAGGCTTGTGCCTAGAGTTTGGGCTCGTTCCTACGCCAGTACCAATACCAGTTATTTAAGTCTTGGGCCTAGAGTTTGGGCTCGTTCCTGCGTGGTGGACATACAACAACAACCAAAATAATCCGTGCCTTAATTGGTATGTTGAATCAATTCCGTTTTATTGCTTACAATGAATATTACATTACCTAGAAGTTGGAATCCTAACTAGCTAGCCAAGAATATTACATTAACTTAATCAATTCTGTTTTATTAAGTTGAATCAATGTACTGCTACATGAATCAAACGGGTTGCCGTGCTAGCAtatcagcgagcctcatgagtaaCCTAGCCAAGAAAACCGAAGCAGATggagggctgagattgtgtcacaaggggacaagctaactctaccttccatgttaattcctgcaatattacgccattgggagGTCGAACCTGCGACCTCCTGGAGcacatgaaactttgggaaacggggatgaccaacTGAGTTAGGTGCcgttttttaagaaaatatatcAGAGGAAGCTACTTTtcctatttttcttttcttttttgaagcaacTACTTTTACTAGCTCTTTCCCCTCTTATCGCTTTGTTTGTGCACTTTGCGTTTTTATTTCACTTTATAACCCTTGGTGTTGATCTCTAAGTAGGGTAGGTTGTATTGTTCTTATAAAGTCTATATCGAGCAGTTCTACACTTAACACATCTCCATTATCGGGGATATCATCATTCATTTTTGAGAAGTACCCGTGGACTATTATGTTAAAGGACAATTTGGTGAGCAGGTGGATCTACCCTCATGCGTTGAACAAgagttacaccatgtttgtttactcctgactcatctgagtcgtctggatctgaatcatctggatctgagtgaaatcacctgactcatctggatctgagtcgatatgtttgttttgagtcagatctgactcatctgactcggaaataagtgagtcagtggtttggtcccatgagtcaggggtattttgttacctgactcaaatgtgtccgagtcaggggttatgtctgagtcagaggtcgagtcagatctgactcaaaatagaaaacaaacggtctgactgctgactcggtccgagtcaggggttgactcagattcagacgccgagtcagctgcaaagaAACAAGTTCTTACTAACACTTACCAAACTATAGTTGGAACTGGATAGTTAAGAGACAAATTATATATTAATCATAAGAGGTTCAACTTATAAGTGAAGAGTTTCTTTCCGGATTAAAACAAATTACATCAACGGAAATGTCGAGAAGGCTTAGGCACAAGGCAACAACAAGAAAGGAAAAAGAACATAAAATCCAAGAAAAGCACGCTCAAGCTCAAAACTGAGTAGCTCAAGAGCAACACTACATGAGTCCGACGCATAAACTTGTGCACCCCATCATCTACCAAATTAAGGTCATCGGGCTGCACATTGATCATGAAATCAAGCCAACAGGGGATTAAGAACATGACCCATGAACAAAACCACCCCATTAACATTGTCTCTTATAATAAACATGAATGGATGATCAGCAATGAAGTCTATGGGTTCTGATACGTTTAACGAGAATAGCATACAAACAATTGCAGTTGCCGCAGCAGCTTCAGTTCCTTCTTCATCAACCTCAACAAAGCACTTGTGATAAACTCCTGAAACAGCAAGGTTAATACTGGATCCATCTTCGGATTTTGGACTAGTGCGCATCACCATCTCAGTCAGCGCTGCTCGACGAGAATCAAAAATCAAATCTAGATCCATGTTTTCTTTAAAAGCTCTGGAAGCCTCAAACCCAAATGATATCTTAAATTTAGGAATTTTAAGATGTCTCACTTCAACACGTCTAGTTGGGAGATGAAGGTCTATGAAACCCGAATCAGAACTAACTTGCTCAATCATATTGCCTAGTCCATCTCGTCTGTCAGGTAAAAATATGTACATAGCAAAGTTGTCTTGTTGATCATTTGGCTGGTTACTTACATTGATAGAATTGAATTGTTTGTATGGGAGTTGAAGTACTTTGAATCCAGgataacaagaaacaaaatgaTCTTCGTAGCTGTCGGTCATGAAAGGGACCGTAACCGGTGACGAGGTTTCGTCGCTGAGATAAAAGTTTGAGTCGATTGTTTTTGATGGATCAAATTTTGTCTTCCAAGATCCTTTGAAGTAGAGTGCATTCACTAGCACAAGCATTGCATTTTTGTTGATTGCATCATCAGGGATGAGATCTTGAATGAGTCCATTTGTCTCCTTTTCGAACCATTTATTCACTTTCGCTGTAACTTCTTTTGCCTGCAGAACATTTCGTATTTGAGTTTGATTACAGAGAAAAATAGAAGAAGATTCTTCAGTTAATCAGTTAATAATCGGAAGTCTAACCTGATTTTTGAAATCCACAGCCTCAGCATCAGCTCCATAGATTGAAGTAGCAACATCTTTGAAAGCAGGTTTTAGAGTACATGAATTATCGACCCAAACACCGTTGACGAAAGACAGTTTGGTTCCAGCGTCACTTTCACTGCAGACCCGGGCTTGATCTACAGATTTAATTAGTCGAAAACTTACTGAATTAAGATGATCGAGGCTATCGGACTTGAGGAACTCCAACAATTGTTTTAAAGTTCTTCCATTTGATCCGGAAGTTAACAAACCAAGAGCAACATAAATTGAAAAGGGTGAAAATACAAAATTCTGATCTTTTGCTTCGTTTAGCCAGACGTGTTTGACGAGCTGAAGACATGAATCCATTTGGACGCTTGGTGGTAACCTGGAATTGAAATACTTGAGTATGTACTAGACTAAAAGAGGTAAGAAAAATAATATATAGGCCATAGGTGGATTTTAGAAAAAAGATTTTCGTGGATTATCAAATGAGACACGTCCAACAATGATGACGAACTCAGATCACAGCTCACTGTTGCCATACTCCATAGTGTCTCTAAGACAGTTGACTACTAATTGTGAAGTGTCccgattttattattttttatttattactacaacctgTTTGTTTGACACGACGCCTGGATCTGagttaacccctgactcggaTCGAGTCAGCAATCAgcccgtttgttttccattttgagtcagatctgactcgacctctgactcagacataacccctgactcggacccatttgagtcaggtaacaaaatacccctgactcatgggaccaaacccctgactcacatatttttgagtcagatgagtcagatctgactcaaaacaaatatattgagtcagatccagatgactcaggtgatttcactcagatccagacgaatcagatgagtcaggagtaaacaaacatggttcATTCAACAAGAATTCTGTACATACAACATTTAGACAATATTAAAACAACCCTCACACGTAATTTTTTGATTGTAGGACCCAAAAATGGACTCCCAGCTAACTCTACTCTTCATTCAATTGGAAATTTCCGTCTCACAGCTTACGTTTACAGTGAGTTGGAATGTTTTGCCGGGTTTACATGACAAATGAAAAAAGATGAGATCATCCTTTATTGAAAAAGTTAAAATCATTTCTTTTTGAAATTCTAACAATTTCCAAATGATACGGTAAATTGATCGGTTCATTATGATGTAATTACTTTTCCTAACTCATTAGGATGAAAATCAGCTATAAATTTAGTTTCATTAGTCTAGAGTTTTGATGACATATGGCAATGTATGCAGAATTATTTTAATGAACTAGAAATTCCACTGACCTCGTCAAGATTGGTGTCTCTGATATAAGCAATGCGAGTTTATCTATGCTTTTCCATTCAACTTGGAAAAATGGAAAAAGACAAAACACTAAGAAGACCTCTTATTTGTTGGATCATCTTTTTGCCATGCTTTGTAGCACCAATAGTACCCTTGCAAGACTGATCCAAGGGCTCCATGAGCCAAGTACCCTTGCAAGACTGATCCAAGGGATCCATGAGCCAAGAAGTAGAAGGTTTAAGGATTAAGTCTAGTGTTTTAGCGTACAAAGCTTTAGCCGTTGGGTCTCCAGGGTACGAGCTCAAACAATCAGCAGATGTAAATAATATCACTTAGTCTCAGTAACACCTCTGTTACACTGCCTACGTGTATCTTCTTGCCAGCCTGTTCCACCCAGCTGTTGCTAGCTATCACTATCTGATTGGCTCCTGCTGTCACTAATTTGATTGGCTCCTGAGTGCTCGCCTGTGCCTGCTGTCTGTTTATTGCATCCTTATTTACAATAAATTGTAGTCTTGTTTTCAGTTCTTGTAAGTAAGACAATTACTGCAAGTAATTGCAACCTCCATTAAAACAGTTCTTCAAGAACATTCATCTATGTGTTTTGTTAAACAACAACTATGGTATCATGAGGCCAGAGATTCTCTCTTCCGCATCTCTGATTTTATAAAACCAAATCTTAATTATGTTTCatcttttctttaatttttcgttttttttcaATGGCGTTAAATCAATACACAACtcatatttcaacaactccattgAATCACATAACTGGTATCACCAGTTTCAAACTTAAATAAGACAACTTCATCACCTGGAAGAATCTACTTCTACCATTGCTGAAGAGATACAAGGTTTTAGGTCTTCTTGATGGTTCAATCACTTGTCCTCCAAAGTACCTCAATCAGACAGATCTCGATGCAGGTAATATTAACCCTAAATATACTGGTTGGATTGATGATGGTAACACCTTGATTCTATGGATTCAATCATCTATTTCAGATTCAGTTATTCCCTATGTTGTTGGTGCTGAATCCTCTAGAGAACTTTGGAAAAATATAGATTCAAGATTTGCAAGAACCTCAACCACAAGATACTAAATTACAATCATTACGACTTGGATCTGGAACTATTAATCAGTTTTCATGAGAAATAAAGAAGTTAACAGATCAACTTTCTGCTGCTGGTTATATTGTTAGTGATGATGAATTAGTTGTTCTTGTTTCAAATAAAATTGGACATGATTATAATGCTTTTAGTACTTCCATTCGTATTCATCATCCCCTGTCTCCTTTGATGAGCAAACAATATGAATACTCCCATTCGAATTCATCATCCCCTTGTTTCAAATAAATGAGAGATCCAAGAATCTACTATCAGAAGAAAACAATAAAGCATTTGTTTCTTTTCAGTCCTAACAAGCTCTTCTTGCTCATCAACGATCAGCTTCTTATAATTCATCTTGCAGAGGTCGTGACCAAGGAAATAATGTCTACAATCCTTCTCTTAGAAGTAACTTTCATTTACCTGCTAAAACATCAACTTCAAATCCATTTATGCCTCaatcttcaccaccaccaccatcacatcCTACCACATCTACTGCTCCTGTCTTGCCAAGCATGGATACTGTATTCTGTCAGATCTGTAACAAAGGAGGTCATACTGCTTTGGCTTGTAAACACAGGCTTAACTTTGTGTATCAAAATGTTAACACACCTCATAATATGAGTGCCATGTTATCCACATCAAACATTCTAGGTGAGAATCCATGGTATGCTGACACTGGTGCAAACAATCATATTACTGCTGATGGTTCTGAACTTCAGTTTGCTTCTACTTATGATGGCACTGAAGAAATATGCAGTGTACCTGGATGTACAACTACAAGGTTTGGATCATCATTTGAGTAAGTAACCTCTTGATTCATAGTGAACCAAGACTAATTgctaaactaaactattctattcATAAATCTTCTCATGAGAGTTTCATTACAGACTCGGAGCTTATCAATCTCAACATTACATAATAGATCCTACGGTTACTATGCCCACAGATGGCTAAATCTAACCCATCCGTTACAATTGATAAAGACACCCATTAATATGTTAATtactaccaataagcctaatactAAATATTAACACTGAATGTGATAAGGGACACCCTCTTCTCGTCACAGCGGGTACATGACACTCGTCACTCcttgaaaacatccttgtcctcaaggatgagaacTGAGTTGCGACACCCTCTTCTCGTCGTAGCGGGTACATGACATTAGGTGGAAACACAAGGTAGTAGTGCAACACAGAAATCCTCTCAGCAAGATGATCTTGTCTATGCCAGGTTCCAAACAGTAAACACGTGTAGAATCTTCACAATTCGCAGCCATCCTTGATAGTGTGGTGATATGACTGCAGCACCATCAATTGCAGCAAATTGGATATTGAAGCATACTAGAACAAATAGCACGTGAAATCGAAGTACCATGCTGGTAACACCTCTAGAAAACGTCAAGATTGTACGAGTGTCCAACAGAATGATGTAGCTTTTCTACTACCGCAGAACAGTTCCTCGCATAGAGTTGACCATCACAATTTGGTGCCAGTTGCTTGAGCTTGCAATTGTCATTTCCCTGACGATCCTCCAACTGCTCTAAAATCTGAAGGTGGAACTAAACCATCATAACTGATATGAAGTCCATATGTATCCATTTAACAGTTCCTGCACTCCAGCATCCTGTAGGAAGTATATGAATTCCCCACTTCAAATAGAACCCTGGATGTGACACAACTAGAGTGTGTATCTCAGTGCATAATAGGTGGACTTCTCAGGTCATTACATAGAACTCCAGCTTGAGATAGCCACTTGTTGGTTGACAGACAACACACGACAGTCGATTATAGCAAAAGAGCAACACAAAATTCCCAGATGCTTGTACTACCAGAGTTGAGAAAATTAGTAGGAGAATTGTTAATAGACTTGTTAAAAGCATTAAAATAATGTGGAACTGTCCATGTGCATTTACTCCCATACTAACCTTCACCCCCGCAGACCTTTCGAGCAGTATAAAAAACATGAGTAATCCAGAGA includes the following:
- the LOC113286207 gene encoding serpin-ZX-like; the encoded protein is MDSCLQLVKHVWLNEAKDQNFVFSPFSIYVALGLLTSGSNGRTLKQLLEFLKSDSLDHLNSVSFRLIKSVDQARVCSESDAGTKLSFVNGVWVDNSCTLKPAFKDVATSIYGADAEAVDFKNQAKEVTAKVNKWFEKETNGLIQDLIPDDAINKNAMLVLVNALYFKGSWKTKFDPSKTIDSNFYLSDETSSPVTVPFMTDSYEDHFVSCYPGFKVLQLPYKQFNSINVSNQPNDQQDNFAMYIFLPDRRDGLGNMIEQVSSDSGFIDLHLPTRRVEVRHLKIPKFKISFGFEASRAFKENMDLDLIFDSRRAALTEMVMRTSPKSEDGSSINLAVSGVYHKCFVEVDEEGTEAAAATAIVCMLFSLNVSEPIDFIADHPFMFIIRDNVNGVVLFMGHVLNPLLA